TTAGATTCCTCCACTCTACCCGCCTTATACAATACTATAGGTTTTTTTGTTGAGACTTTCCTTGAAACCTCAGATAATCTTCTTCCATCGCTTAAGCTTTCCAAATGTACTGCTATTACTTTGGTTAGAGGGTCTTCTCCTAGATAATTGATTATGTCGATTTCATTTACATCACAACGATTTCCAAGACTGACAAGTCTTCTCATTCCAAGTCTTGAACTAGTTGCCCATTCAAGGAATGTGAGTCCAAAGGTTCCACTTTGTGTAATGAAAGAGACCCCTCCAAGTTTTGGCCTTATCATCCGATCATGTGGATAGAAAAAAGTATCTAGACGAGATTTTCCATCAAATACTCCAATACAATTAGGACCAATTATGCGTATTCCATATTTACGTGCAACAGATACGAGCCTAGCTTCATT
This genomic interval from Candidatus Bathyarchaeota archaeon contains the following:
- a CDS encoding CoA-binding protein; its protein translation is MADGVKNLNEQTNDLDNFFSPKSVAVVGASSKPGKIGNELVKNLSHYEFKAKVYPINPKTDEILGLKCYPSISKVPDPIDLAIYVAPSTILPDLVEEAGKKGVRNAIVVSGGFKEMGDDKAANEARLVSVARKYGIRIIGPNCIGVFDGKSRLDTFFYPHDRMIRPKLGGVSFITQSGTFGLTFLEWATSSRLGMRRLVSLGNRCDVNEIDIINYLGEDPLTKVIAVHLESLSDGRRLSEVSRKVSTKKPIVLYKAGRVEES